CTCAACGACGTTACAGTAGTCAAGATAGGCGGGAGGTTTAAAGTGGGCAACGTCGTGGGACGGATTAACATAACAGGGCCAACAATAGGCGAGAGAGCTTTCTCTGAGATTTACCAGGATCTAGTGAAGGATGGCAATGTCGTGACGATAGTGCTGGGACTTGCTAAGTTAATGATGCTATACTCGGACTCCAGAAAAGATATACTAAACATTGTTAACATAATCCTCTCCTACATCGGGGACGAAAGGTCAAAGGGCTTCCACTTCATCAACAGTGACCTTATGAAAGAAGTCTCTCCGTACATAATACCACTAATAGCCGAGCTTATGACTACCGTTGTTAAGGTGGAGAGGGCTAACGGGATAAACGTACTCAAGATAATGAAATCCCTCAATCCAAACATTGCGAGCTTTGAAGTACAGCTCGGTTGACTGAACTTGATAAATCCTTTAAAATCTTCTTCACATTTTTACCAGGTGATTGTTGGATGATACTCATCAAGATCGGCGGAAGCGTCTTCAGTGATAAGAGAGGGGAACCAGAGAACTTCAGGAGGGATGTCGTTGAGGAAATTGCAAGAGAGCTGGCTGAGTTCTATCCCGATGAAAAATTCGTTATAGTCCATGGAGGAGGTAGCTTTGGACACCATTATGCTAAGGAGTACTCCATAAGAGAGGGGCTTTCCGGGAACACCCGGATTGACAGCTGGAGAAAGCTTGGTTTTTCACTCACTCATCAGTCTATGCTTAGGGCCAACTCCAAGTTCGTTGAAATATTTACCGACCACAACCTTCCAGGGTTTTCAATATCCACTTCATCCCTGTTCATAACGGAAAAAGGAGAAATACTCTACGCCGACATAGAGGTCATTGAGAAGCTCCTTGAGCTGGACTTCATTCCAATCCTCTTCGGTGATGTGTCCGTTGATGTCGCCCAGGGGATAGACATACTCTCCGGCGACCAGATAATGGCCTACCTCACGAAAATGCTCAAGCCGAAGAAGGCGATATTCCTCATGGACGTTGACGGCATCTACGACGGAAAACCCGGGGTGGGAACGCTCATCCAGGAGCTTACCCAGGATGAAGTTCCGGAGCTCCTTGAAAGGCTCCACTGCACCGCCGCCGGAACGGACGTTACAGGGGGGGTATGCAACAAGCTGAGGAAGGCCTACGAGATGGCCCACTACTCCGAGGTCTGGTTCGTGAACGGTAGAATCCCCGGAAGGCTGAGCGGAGCCATAAGAGGGGACGGTTTTGGAACCGTGCTGAGGTGAGAAATATGTTTGCGGAAGTCTTAACTATAGGGGACGAGCTCCTGACGGGCCACACCGTTGACAGCAACTCGGCCTTCATAGCTTCCA
This Thermococcus stetteri DNA region includes the following protein-coding sequences:
- a CDS encoding isopentenyl phosphate kinase, encoding MILIKIGGSVFSDKRGEPENFRRDVVEEIARELAEFYPDEKFVIVHGGGSFGHHYAKEYSIREGLSGNTRIDSWRKLGFSLTHQSMLRANSKFVEIFTDHNLPGFSISTSSLFITEKGEILYADIEVIEKLLELDFIPILFGDVSVDVAQGIDILSGDQIMAYLTKMLKPKKAIFLMDVDGIYDGKPGVGTLIQELTQDEVPELLERLHCTAAGTDVTGGVCNKLRKAYEMAHYSEVWFVNGRIPGRLSGAIRGDGFGTVLR
- a CDS encoding DUF257 family protein, with translation MVRWAKEKGHRVVIVDILDTLYLYYQHIKLHGKEEKILNDVTVVKIGGRFKVGNVVGRINITGPTIGERAFSEIYQDLVKDGNVVTIVLGLAKLMMLYSDSRKDILNIVNIILSYIGDERSKGFHFINSDLMKEVSPYIIPLIAELMTTVVKVERANGINVLKIMKSLNPNIASFEVQLG